A window of the Odocoileus virginianus isolate 20LAN1187 ecotype Illinois chromosome 20, Ovbor_1.2, whole genome shotgun sequence genome harbors these coding sequences:
- the FBXO17 gene encoding F-box only protein 17 — protein MGARPSRRRRLPVEPPIALDALPPELLVQVLSHVPPRALVMRCRPVCRAWRDVVDGPTVWLLQLARDRSAEGRALYAVAQRCPPNSEDEEEFPLCALARYCLRAPLGRNLIFNSCGEQGFRGWEVEHGGNGWAVEKNLIMMPGAPSQTCFVTSFEWCFKRQLVDLVMEGVWQELLDSAQIEICVADWWGARENCGCIYRLRVRLLDVYENEVVKFSASPNPVLQWTERGCRQVSHVFTNFGKGIRYVSFEQYGRDTRSWVGHYGTLVTHSSVRVRIRLS, from the exons ATGGGCGCCCGGCCCTCGCGGCGGCGACGGCTGCCCGTGGAGCCGCCCATAGCCTTGGACGCGCTGCCCCCGGAGCTGCTCGTGCAGGTGCTGAGCCACGTGCCCCCGCGCGCGTTGGTGATGCGCTGCCGCCCGGTGTGCCGCGCCTGGCGCGACGTGGTGGACGGGCCCACCGTCTGGCTGCTGCAGCTGGCCCGCGACCGCAGCGCGGAGGGCCGCGCCCTCTATGCGGTGGCCCAGCGCTGCCCGCCCAACAGCGAGGATGAGGAGGAGTTCCCGCTCTGCGCCCTGGCGCGCTACTGTCTGAGGGCGCCGCTAGGCCGCAACCTCATCTTCAACTCCTGCGGAGAGC AGGGCTTCAGAGGCTGGGAGGTGGAGCACGGCGGGAATGGCTGGGCCGTGGAAAAGAACCTCATAATGATGCCGGGAGCTCCTTCCCAGACCTGCTTCGTGACTTCGTTCGA ATGGTGCTTTAAGAGGCAGCTTGTGGACTTGGTGATGGAAGGGGTGTGGCAGGAGTTGCTCGACAGCGCCCAGATCGAGATCTGTGTGGCCGACTG GTGGGGTGCCCGGGAGAACTGCGGCTGCATCTACCGGCTTCGGGTCCGCCTCCTGGACGTGTATGAAAATGAAGTGGTCAAGTTCTCAGCCTCACCCAACCCGGTCCTTCAGTGGACTGAGAGAGGCTGCCGACAG GTCTCCCACGTCTTTACCAACTTTGGCAAGGGTATCCGCTACGTGTCTTTTGAGCAGTATGGAAGAGACACGCGTTCCTGGGTGGGGCACTACGGCACCCttgtgacccactccagtgtgagGGTCAGGATCCGCCTGTCCTAG